One Hordeum vulgare subsp. vulgare chromosome 4H, MorexV3_pseudomolecules_assembly, whole genome shotgun sequence DNA window includes the following coding sequences:
- the LOC123447944 gene encoding DEAD-box ATP-dependent RNA helicase FANCM isoform X5, with amino-acid sequence MYNYFRWFPEGKIVFTAPSRPLVTQQIEACHNTVGIPQKWTIDMKGNLSPSMRSSLWKSKRVFFVTPQILENDIQSGICMVKQLVCLVIDEAHRASGNHAYCVAVRQLVAAAVPLRILALTATPGSKQPNIQAVINNLCISELIHRDESDPEVKRYVNTRTVELIKVPVGSDTTQVNAMILDLINTHVVQLRAAGVIDNRDAANWNPHQLLILRTKFSQAPPPNIPLEKKKEIHKSFAALVSLCHVSKMLWSHGIKPAHESIKAKLKEGHSWNFASKNQTFWDAMNMMQKVSSEGLPSPKVQKLAEVLVDHFHKNDSKVSRVIIFSHFRESVNEIFGSLRDSGDGLFRPAQFIGQTCTGDRRKGQTQKMQQAILQKFRAGEYNILVATSIGEEGLDIMEVDLVICFDANVSPLRMIQRMGRTGRKHEGQVVVLACEGQELQGYTKKQGGARTMKNLLRKGNAFEYHSSPRMVPHVYSPEVKYVKLSIEKYVHCSKKRKVDASGTPHILNKLSEEDGLLIAQYFSSSKEDTWKPSLVAFPSFQVSPCDIYRVPHSYRTTDMLIDTMQQLQDVSFSKTKCGSPLQEPADVAAFEDQALEGHHFSSGEVSSSKSASVPSSLVNKYPFHSFFSGEYVAVDVRGYISITFVPALPRISEFHKDTRNINWEHTIQNKTTSKSTADASGQITDSTYSSKLVYEGNALNSAPHFPEYSEQSNQADGTHVLSPSTPSKTVTSPIEKWDTPCNAKLASPVLSGQEDMELSPRLTHYIEEGIVPESPVLEVSHEQLEIDSAADLGFVAKVSSSKSHIQGAQRNRPECSDGPLSFVREGQFPAGVMEHHASSRENILVQTQAKTEEPMCSSKAKIYCSPASHTPTANLLCDSMSDDWQPKSVGNTSGSVQELPKYRRLRKCGDKIKRVSSLSLNERYNGSVGGQCDQMEHDVGNRRKAKRRMDIYIDEEVEVSEDADISPDEDDDRSEDKYEDSFIDDQTTPTGRFTQSEQGGENSNTNDMMAFYRRSLLSQSTVVLPSRYQDVSDNSGSRAGSASCSSGNLHNSIETPQGIQFPQIYGTTDPSPIGHQQMSLERASLIKVQGETSVINCESTTKPDSRKRKLSFEQAASISVINLEPEPAPPSSHVATEVGNDMYWDDAFFENLDFDAIEAQATEQLRLQKAQSAQKPTETKRASDVSFTPPSFDLGI; translated from the exons ATGTATAACTATTTTAGATGGTTTCCTGAAG GTAAAATAGTATTCACAGCCCCTTCGCGTCCTCTTGTCACTCAGCAAATTGAGGCATGTCATAATACAGTGGGTATACCACAG AAGTGGACAATTGATATGAAAGGGAATCTAAGCCCTTCAATGAGATCAAGCTTGTGGAAGTCCAAACGAGTGTTCTTTGTCACTCCACAGATTCTTGAGAATGATATACAATCTG GTATATGCATGGTGAAACAACTTGTTTGCTTGGTGATAGATGAAGCTCATAGAGCTTCGGGAAATCATGCTTACTGTGTTGCTGTTCGCCAG TTGGTGGCAGCTGCTGTGCCGCTAAGAATTTTAGCTTTGACTGCTACACCAGGAT CAAAACAGCCAAATATCCAAGCTGTCATCAACAATTTATGCATCTCAGAGTTGATTCATCGTGATGAGAGTGATCCTGAAGTCAAACGATATGTTAACACACGTACAGTTGAACTCATAAAG GTTCCTGTTGGCAGTGATACAACTCAAGTCAATGCTATGATTTTGGATCTTATAAATACACATGTTGTTCAATTGCGTGCTGCTGGGGTGATTGATAATAGGGATGCTGCAAAT TGGAACCCACATCAGTTGCTTATTTTAAGGACGAAATTCAGCCAAGCACCTCCACCAAATATTCCTctggaaaagaaaaaggaaattcaTAAATCTTTTGCAGCTCTCGTGTCACTTTGTCATGTGAGTAAAATGCTTTGGAGCCATGGAATCAAGCCAGCACATGAGTCAATTAAAGCAAAATTGAAAGAAGG GCACTCTTGGAATTTTGCTTCAAAGAATCAAACCTTTTGGGATGCAATGAATATGATGCAGAAGGTCTCATCTGAAGGCTTACCCAGTCCAAAGGTGCAGAAATTGGCAGAAGTGTTGGTCGATCACTTTC ACAAAAATGATTCCAAGGTCTCACGGGTGATTATCTTTTCACACTTCCGGGAAAGTGTCAA TGAGATTTTCGGTTCATTAAGAGACAGTGGTGACGGACTTTTCAGACCTGCACAGTTCATCGGTCAAACCTGTACAG GTGACCGACGGAAGGGCCAGACACAGAAAATGCAACAAGCTATTTTACAG AAATTTCGAGCTGGGGAATACAATATTTTGGTGGCAACATCAATTGGTGAGGAAGGTCTAGATATTATGGAGGTGGATCTTGTGATTTGTTTCGATGCCAATGTCTCTCCATTAAGGATGATCCAGCGAATGGGAAGGACTGGGCGGAAGCACGAAGGACAAGTTG TGGTTTTGGCTTGTGAAGGGCAAGAGCTGCAAGGGTACACAAAGAAACAAGGAGGTGCTCGGACAATGAAGAACCTTTTGCGTAAAGGGAACGCCTTTGAATACCATTCTAGTCCCAGGATG GTTCCACATGTCTATAGCCCAGAAGTTAAATATGTTAAATTGTCAATAGAGAAGTATGTCCATTGCTCCAAGAAAAGAAAAGTTGATGCGAGTGGCACACCACACATTTTGAACAAACTTTCAGAGGAAGATGGCCTATTGATTGCTCAGTACTTCAGTTCAAGCAAAGAAGATACTTGGAAACCGTCTCTTGTTGCGTTCCCTAGTTTCCAGGTTTCTCCATGTGATATCTATAGAGTGCCTCACTCTTATCGAACTACAGATATGCTAATCGATACTATGCAACAACTTCAAGATGTTTCATTCTCTAAAACTAAG TGTGGCAGTCCTTTACAAGAACCTGCTGATGTAGCAGCTTTTGAGGATCAAGCGTTGGAAGGTCATCACTTTTCTTCTGGAGAAGTGTCATCGAGTAAAAGTGCCAGTGTGCCAAGCTCACTGGTCAACAAATATCCTTTCCACTCATTCTTCAGTGGGGAATATGTAGCTGTGGATGTTAGAGGCTACATCTCAATCACCTTTGTACCTGCCTTACCGAGAATATCCGAGTTCCATAAGGATACAAGGAATATAAATTGGGAACATACAATCCAGAACAAGACTACTTCGAAATCGACTGCAGATGCCAGTGGGCAAATAACAGATAGCACTTATTCGAGTAAATTGGTCTATGAAGGCAATGCACTAAATTCAGCTCCTCATTTCCCTGAATATTCGGAGCAAAGTAACCAAGCTGATGGCACACACGTACTTTCCCCCAGTACTCCATCTAAAACGGTTACAAGTCCAATAGAAAAATGGGACACACCATGCAATGCTAAACTAGCAAGCCCAGTTTTGTCAGGCCAGGAAGACATGGAACTTAGTCCTAGGTTAacacattatattgaagaaggaattgTTCCTGAGTCTCCAGTCCTTGAAGTAAGCCATGAACAATTAGAAATAGACAGTGCTGCTGATCTTGGTTTTGTTGCAAAGGTTAGTTCTTCAAAGTCACACATTCAGGGAGCTCAACGCAATCGGCCAGAATGTAGTGACGGGCCACTAAGTTTTGTGAGAGAAGGTCAATTTCCTGCTGGTGTCATGGAACATCATGCTTCCTCAAGAGAGAATATCCTAGTTCAGACTCAAGCAAAAACAGAAGAGCCAATGTGTTCTTCGAAGGCAAAAATCTACTGCAGTCCTGCTTCTCATACCCCCACAGCAAATCTACTGTGTGATAGTATGTCTGATGACTGGCAGCCTAAGTCAGTAGGGAATACTTCAGGATCAGTACAAGAATTACCGAAGTACAGAAGACTCCGCAAATGTGGTGACAAGATCAAACGGGTATCCTCATTGTCTTTGAATGAAAGATATAATGGATCTGTAGGAGGACAATGTGATCAGATGGAGCATGATGTTG GAAACAGAAGGAAGGCCAAGAGGCGTATggatatatatattgatgagGAAGTCGA AGTGTCTGAAGATGCTGATATTTCAccggatgaggatgatgatcggAGTGAAGATAAATATGAAGATAGCTTTATTGACGATCAGACAACTCCTACTGGCcgattcactcagagtgaacaagGTGGTGAAAACAGTAACACTAACGACATGATGGCTTTCTACAG ACGATCACTACTTAGTCAGTCAACGGTAGTCCTGCCTTCGAGATACCAAGATGTCTCTGATAATTCTGGTTCCAGAGCTGGAAGTGCAAGCTGTTCATCAGGGAACTTGCACAATTCTATCGAGACTCCACAAGGAATTCAATTCCCTCAAATATATGGTACCACTGACCCAAGTCCTATAGGCCACCAGCAAATGTCCCTGGAGAGAGCCAGTTTGATAAAGGTACAGGGTGAAACAAGTGTGATTAATTGCGAATCAACCACCAAACCAGATAGCAGAAAGAGAAAACTAAGCTTCGAGCAAGCCGCCTCAATCTCTGTCATAAACCTTGAGCCAGAACCAGCACCACCTTCCTCACATGTTGCTACTGAAGTCGGTAATGACATGTACTGGGATGATGCTTTCTTTGAGAACCTCGATTTCGATGCAATCGAAGCACAAGCGACCGAGCAACTTAGACTCCAGAAAGCACAATCAGCACAAAAACCAACAGAAACTAAGCGAGCATCTGATGTCAGCTTCACGCCTCCATCGTTTGATCTCGGGATCTGA